A genomic segment from Equus przewalskii isolate Varuska chromosome X, EquPr2, whole genome shotgun sequence encodes:
- the LDOC1 gene encoding protein LDOC1 yields MVDELVLLLHALLMRHRALSIENSQLMEQLRLLVCERATLLRQVRPPSCPVPFPETFNGESSRLPEFIVQTASYMLVNENRFCNDAMKVAFLISLLTGEAEEWVVPYIEMDSPILGDYRAFLDEMKQCFGWDDDEEDDDDDEDDDY; encoded by the coding sequence ATGGTGGACgagctggtgctgctgctgcacGCGCTGCTGATGCGGCACCGCGCCCTGAGCATCGAGAACAGCCAGCTCATGGAACAGTTGCGGCTGCTGGTGTGCGAGAGGGCCACCCTGCTGCGCCAGGTACGTCCGCCGAGTTGCCCGGTGCCCTTCCCCGAAACGTTTAACGGCGAGAGCTCCCGGCTCCCTGAGTTTATCGTGCAGACGGCGTCTTACATGCTCGTCAACGAGAACCGATTCTGCAACGACGCCATGAAGGTGGCATTCCTAATCAGCCTGCTCACCGGGGAAGCCGAGGAGTGGGTGGTGCCCTACATTGAGATGGATAGCCCCATCCTAGGTGATTACCGGGCCTTCCTCGATGAGATGAAACAGTGTTTTGGCTGGGATGACGATGAAGaagacgacgacgacgacgaagATGATGATTATTAG